In Candidatus Zixiibacteriota bacterium, a single genomic region encodes these proteins:
- a CDS encoding aminotransferase class I/II-fold pyridoxal phosphate-dependent enzyme, producing the protein METISTLTRDSLDQLLEQLAARLEVDSSAVVPFPDFTEMLTALLEFAGQDQACLWIAGHASPDVAIATERAGLKAVEILGASPFVGHPEDILEAAGTSSSLIYMANPNRVTGSSFSLNHLNRIAQKVSNGLLIIDETYFDYFGITGLPLLERHEQVVVLRLFGAGSGNRADASGCIIGSPRLVSGFKNHYEWSRITGNTHRLSTSSLTGLDSAGKRVTRIHDEAIRVANCLTQLGLQNRITSADFLLLRVADPREVARFLAEHGSPVDSLDIYPDLAGYLRYKVQSPGNNETFLIACSRMPSETYRMADPDKRAVMFHRPGESTPRSHADPPRSRNRVAGREANPKSGS; encoded by the coding sequence ATGGAGACAATCTCTACGCTTACTCGCGACAGTCTCGACCAGCTGCTCGAGCAGCTGGCCGCACGACTGGAGGTTGATAGCTCCGCAGTCGTACCCTTCCCCGATTTTACCGAGATGCTGACCGCTCTTCTGGAGTTTGCCGGCCAGGACCAGGCCTGCCTCTGGATTGCCGGCCACGCGTCGCCCGATGTCGCCATCGCCACCGAGCGCGCCGGCCTGAAGGCGGTAGAGATCCTCGGAGCGTCGCCGTTTGTCGGCCACCCCGAGGACATTCTCGAAGCGGCCGGAACTTCATCGAGCTTGATCTACATGGCCAATCCGAACCGGGTGACCGGCTCCAGTTTTTCGCTCAATCATCTCAACCGGATCGCACAGAAAGTGTCCAACGGGCTGCTGATTATCGACGAAACTTACTTTGACTACTTTGGCATCACCGGCCTGCCCCTGCTGGAGCGGCACGAACAGGTGGTGGTGCTGCGATTGTTTGGTGCCGGTTCGGGAAACCGGGCGGATGCATCCGGGTGCATTATCGGCTCGCCTCGCTTAGTAAGCGGTTTCAAGAACCATTACGAGTGGTCCCGGATAACCGGCAACACGCACCGGCTCTCGACATCATCCCTCACCGGTCTCGACTCCGCCGGCAAGCGAGTAACGAGAATACACGATGAAGCTATTCGCGTGGCCAACTGCCTGACCCAGCTTGGCCTGCAAAATCGAATCACGTCGGCTGACTTCCTGCTGCTCAGGGTAGCCGATCCCAGGGAGGTCGCCCGGTTTCTTGCCGAGCATGGCTCGCCGGTCGACTCGCTTGACATTTATCCTGACCTGGCGGGCTATCTCCGTTATAAAGTGCAGTCACCCGGAAACAACGAGACTTTCCTCATCGCCTGTTCCCGTATGCCGTCGGAGACCTACCGCATGGCCGACCCGGATAAGCGGGCGGTAATGTTCCACCGGCCGGGCGAGAGCACTCCCCGCAGCCACGCCGACCCGCCGCGCAGTCGAAATCGCGTTGCCGGCCGAGAGGCGAACCCCAAAAGCGGATCCTAA
- a CDS encoding sugar transferase, translating into MTAVATNTTDRLREVTLSDQNGVRSESASPIRIERTEQVRLQKDRLSGTDTAESVVPSLESHGMPSAATRLGSGVAANRILRRLLLASSGQIGASLASALILWMSLDLSEVSGGWLWQSVAALLLVRIWYFHTRGPKPVLGRYKIRKRAWRTIVDEGKIGIIFLGVCFVMAWPITTGAAALYVGGNFALQLCLMSFARLVIKSLADHDRLVGSAEIMTQRAIIVGTGENARKVADMILSSPELDTRLIGFLDFNRQGYWRYRDIPLIGHPGTLAHIAANTQVDALFWAVEPDDVPQSWQMMETAEKMGIRIFVMPSLYTPRVARVQPTYINGLPAMVYRSEPESYVPLLIKAVLDRIGALIGILGSAPVMLLAALAIKLDSRGPVMFKQTRLGLNGKPFTMLKFRTMENDAEVKKRGLMDKNEMTGPVFKIKEDPRVTRVGRFLRKFSIDEFPQFFNVLRGDMSLVGPRPPLPAEARRFEPWQHRKLSVRPGLTCLWQVNGRNSIDFEEWMLLDLHYIDNWSLWLDAKILAKTVSTVVRGTGQ; encoded by the coding sequence ATGACAGCCGTGGCCACGAACACTACCGATCGTCTGCGCGAGGTCACCTTGAGTGATCAAAACGGCGTGCGATCTGAAAGCGCATCTCCGATCAGGATTGAACGAACCGAGCAAGTCCGGCTACAGAAGGACCGATTGTCCGGAACCGATACTGCTGAGTCGGTCGTGCCCAGCCTGGAATCTCATGGCATGCCATCTGCCGCTACGCGACTCGGCAGCGGTGTCGCCGCTAATCGCATTCTCCGAAGGCTCCTGTTGGCGTCGTCAGGACAGATCGGGGCGTCGTTGGCCTCAGCTTTAATACTCTGGATGTCCCTCGATCTGAGCGAAGTCAGCGGCGGCTGGTTATGGCAGTCAGTTGCGGCACTTTTGCTCGTCCGGATCTGGTATTTTCACACGCGCGGGCCGAAACCGGTCCTGGGGCGGTACAAGATCCGCAAACGGGCCTGGCGGACAATTGTCGACGAAGGCAAGATCGGCATAATTTTTCTGGGGGTCTGTTTTGTCATGGCCTGGCCCATAACCACCGGTGCGGCGGCGCTTTATGTCGGCGGCAATTTCGCCCTACAATTGTGCTTGATGAGCTTCGCCCGTTTGGTTATCAAGTCCCTGGCCGATCACGATAGACTGGTGGGGTCGGCGGAGATAATGACACAACGTGCAATCATCGTAGGCACCGGCGAAAACGCCCGCAAAGTTGCGGACATGATATTGAGTTCGCCGGAACTCGATACCCGGCTGATCGGCTTTCTCGACTTCAACCGTCAGGGATACTGGCGCTATCGCGATATTCCGCTAATCGGTCACCCCGGCACCCTGGCGCATATCGCCGCCAATACCCAGGTCGACGCCCTCTTCTGGGCGGTCGAGCCGGACGACGTACCTCAGTCATGGCAGATGATGGAGACCGCCGAGAAAATGGGCATTCGCATCTTTGTCATGCCCAGTCTCTACACGCCGAGAGTGGCGCGGGTTCAGCCCACCTATATCAACGGCCTTCCCGCCATGGTATACCGCTCGGAGCCGGAAAGTTATGTGCCGCTGCTCATCAAGGCGGTGCTCGACCGAATCGGGGCTCTGATCGGCATCCTCGGATCGGCGCCGGTAATGCTTCTTGCGGCGCTGGCGATAAAACTGGACAGCCGCGGGCCGGTCATGTTCAAACAGACCCGGCTCGGTCTCAACGGCAAGCCGTTTACGATGCTCAAGTTCCGCACCATGGAGAACGACGCCGAGGTCAAGAAGCGCGGCCTCATGGACAAAAACGAAATGACCGGCCCGGTGTTCAAGATCAAAGAAGATCCCCGCGTAACCCGGGTGGGCAGATTCCTTAGGAAGTTCTCTATCGATGAGTTCCCGCAGTTTTTCAACGTGCTGCGGGGTGATATGTCGCTGGTCGGGCCGCGCCCGCCGCTGCCGGCGGAGGCCAGACGGTTCGAGCCGTGGCAGCATCGCAAACTGTCCGTGCGACCCGGCCTCACCTGCCTATGGCAGGTGAATGGGCGCAACAGTATCGATTTCGAAGAATGGATGCTGCTCGATTTGCACTATATAGACAACTGGTCACTCTGGCTCGACGCCAAGATTCTGGCCAAGACGGTCTCCACCGTAGTAAGAGGGACCGGCCAGTAA